One stretch of Methylopila sp. 73B DNA includes these proteins:
- the ribB gene encoding 3,4-dihydroxy-2-butanone-4-phosphate synthase, with translation MELDSIDAAVAAIAAGELVVVVDDTDRENEGDLIMAASKATPETLAFMIRHTSGIICAPMTADRADELNLAPMVANNRDPMRTAFTVSVDYRIGLTTGISAEERANTVRGLASDNAVAADFLRPGHIFPLIAREGGVLTRSGHTEAGVDLATLAGLPPVGVLAEVVNDDGTVKRLPELVAFAREHGLKIVSIEDLIDHRSRRETFVKRIDRFERRINGCDATITIYETPFEQTQHLAITVGDVGAAGATPCRIHREHLLSDLLRGAATSKGWLDNALARFGDAKRGVFVLIRDPSVLRDAADASGPADPSEEKHVSARQRRARWREIGVGAQILRDLGVRKIGLLAGHERQFVGLAGFGIAIETTEIVDEEDAPA, from the coding sequence ATGGAACTCGACAGCATCGATGCGGCGGTCGCGGCGATCGCGGCGGGCGAACTGGTCGTCGTGGTCGACGACACCGACCGCGAAAACGAGGGCGACCTCATCATGGCGGCCTCCAAGGCGACGCCCGAGACGCTCGCCTTCATGATCCGCCACACCAGCGGCATCATCTGCGCGCCGATGACGGCGGACCGCGCCGACGAGCTCAACCTCGCGCCGATGGTGGCGAACAACCGCGATCCGATGCGCACCGCGTTCACCGTGTCGGTCGACTACAGGATCGGCCTCACCACCGGCATTTCGGCGGAGGAGCGCGCGAACACCGTGCGCGGGCTCGCAAGCGACAACGCCGTCGCCGCCGATTTCCTGCGTCCGGGGCACATTTTCCCGCTGATCGCCCGCGAGGGCGGCGTGCTGACCCGCTCGGGCCACACCGAGGCGGGCGTCGATCTCGCGACCCTCGCCGGCTTGCCGCCGGTCGGCGTGTTGGCCGAGGTCGTCAACGACGACGGCACCGTGAAGCGCCTGCCGGAGCTGGTCGCCTTCGCCCGCGAGCATGGCCTCAAGATCGTCTCGATCGAGGACCTGATCGACCACCGCTCGCGCCGCGAGACCTTCGTAAAGCGCATCGACCGGTTCGAGCGCCGGATCAACGGCTGCGACGCCACCATCACGATCTACGAGACGCCGTTCGAGCAGACGCAGCATCTCGCGATCACCGTGGGCGACGTTGGCGCGGCCGGCGCCACGCCCTGCCGCATCCACCGCGAGCACCTGCTGTCCGACCTGCTGCGCGGGGCCGCCACCTCGAAGGGCTGGCTCGACAACGCGCTCGCCCGCTTCGGCGACGCCAAGCGCGGCGTGTTCGTGCTGATCCGCGACCCCTCGGTGCTGCGCGACGCCGCGGACGCGAGCGGTCCGGCGGACCCGTCCGAGGAGAAGCACGTGAGCGCGCGCCAGCGCCGCGCGCGCTGGCGCGAGATCGGCGTCGGGGCGCAGATCCTGCGCGACCTCGGCGTGCGCAAGATCGGCCTCCTGGCCGGCCACGAGCGCCAGTTCGTGGGTCTCGCCGGCTTCGGCATCGCGATCGAGACCACCGAGATCGTCGACGAAGAGGATGCTCCCGCGTGA
- a CDS encoding M3 family oligoendopeptidase, producing the protein MRRRARAVRVPHERAGLPLSTVSAALGSLPEWNLADLYPGLDSPEVAADLARAETEAQAFEAAYKGKLGEFAASGRLVEVVKAYEALDDLTGRVASYASLVYAGDTTDPKGSKFYGDVQEKLTTVWSHLLFFTLELNRLDDAVIDGALAESQLARYRPFLDDVRKERPHQLEDRVEQLFHEKSVTGRGAWNRLFDETMAALRFEIDGETLTLEPTLNMLQDPAPERRKVAADALAKTFKANVRTFTLITNVLAKDKEISDRWRGFEDVADSRHLANRVEREVVDALVSAVRDAYPRLSHRYYKLKAKWFGMDALNHWDRNAPLPTAPTRTIPWDEARDTVLGAYGGFAPEMAEIAGRFFERGWIDAPTRPGKAPGAFAHPTVPSAHPYVLLNYLGRPRDVMTLAHELGHGVHQVLAAPNGPLMAPTPLTLAETASVFGEMLTFRALLAKTTEPAQRKAMLASKVEDMLNTVVRQIAFYTFERKVHEERRSGELTSERLNEIWLDVQTESLGPSIRIGEGYEVFWTYIPHFIHSPFYVYAYAFGDCLVNSLYAVYENASEGFVERYFALLSAGGAKPYPELLAPFGLDARDPAFWQTGLGLIERMIAELEALEDSAA; encoded by the coding sequence ATGCGCCGCCGGGCGCGCGCCGTCCGGGTCCCCCACGAACGAGCAGGCTTGCCCTTGTCCACAGTTTCAGCCGCCCTCGGGTCGTTGCCCGAATGGAACCTCGCCGACCTCTATCCCGGCCTCGACAGCCCGGAGGTCGCCGCCGACCTCGCCCGCGCCGAGACCGAAGCGCAAGCTTTCGAGGCGGCCTACAAGGGCAAGCTCGGGGAGTTCGCGGCGAGCGGCCGTCTGGTGGAGGTCGTGAAGGCCTATGAGGCGCTCGACGACCTGACGGGCCGCGTCGCCTCCTATGCCAGCCTGGTCTACGCCGGCGACACCACGGATCCCAAGGGCTCCAAATTCTATGGCGACGTGCAGGAGAAGCTGACGACCGTCTGGTCGCATCTGCTGTTCTTCACGCTCGAGCTCAACCGGTTGGACGACGCGGTCATCGACGGAGCGCTCGCGGAGTCCCAGCTCGCCCGCTACCGCCCGTTCCTGGACGACGTGCGCAAGGAGCGGCCGCACCAGCTCGAGGATCGCGTCGAGCAACTGTTCCACGAGAAGTCGGTCACGGGCCGCGGCGCCTGGAACCGCCTGTTCGACGAGACCATGGCGGCGCTCCGCTTCGAGATCGACGGCGAGACGCTTACGCTCGAGCCCACGCTCAACATGCTGCAGGACCCGGCGCCTGAGCGCCGCAAGGTCGCCGCCGACGCGCTCGCCAAGACCTTCAAGGCGAACGTCCGCACCTTCACGCTGATCACCAACGTGCTGGCGAAGGACAAGGAGATCTCCGACCGCTGGCGCGGGTTCGAGGACGTGGCCGACAGCCGCCATCTCGCCAACCGCGTCGAGCGCGAGGTGGTGGACGCGCTGGTCTCGGCCGTGCGCGACGCCTATCCGCGGCTCTCGCACCGCTACTACAAGCTGAAGGCGAAGTGGTTCGGCATGGACGCGCTGAACCACTGGGACCGCAACGCGCCGCTGCCGACCGCCCCGACCCGCACGATCCCCTGGGACGAGGCCCGCGACACCGTGCTCGGCGCCTACGGCGGCTTCGCGCCGGAGATGGCCGAGATCGCCGGCCGCTTCTTCGAGCGGGGCTGGATCGACGCGCCGACCCGCCCCGGCAAGGCGCCGGGGGCCTTCGCGCACCCGACCGTGCCGTCGGCCCACCCCTACGTGCTGCTGAACTATCTCGGCCGGCCGCGGGACGTGATGACGCTCGCCCACGAACTCGGCCATGGCGTCCACCAGGTGCTGGCCGCGCCGAACGGCCCGCTGATGGCGCCGACGCCGCTGACGCTGGCCGAGACCGCCTCGGTGTTCGGCGAGATGCTCACCTTCCGCGCGCTGCTCGCCAAGACCACGGAGCCGGCCCAGCGCAAGGCGATGCTCGCCTCCAAGGTCGAGGACATGCTGAACACGGTGGTCCGCCAGATCGCCTTCTACACCTTCGAACGGAAGGTGCATGAGGAGCGGCGGAGCGGCGAGCTCACCTCGGAGCGCCTCAACGAGATCTGGCTCGACGTGCAGACCGAGAGCCTCGGGCCGTCGATCCGGATCGGCGAGGGGTACGAGGTGTTCTGGACCTACATCCCGCACTTCATCCACTCGCCGTTCTACGTCTACGCCTACGCCTTCGGCGACTGCCTCGTGAACTCGCTCTACGCGGTCTACGAGAACGCGTCGGAGGGCTTCGTGGAGCGCTACTTCGCGCTGCTGTCGGCGGGCGGGGCCAAGCCCTATCCGGAGCTGCTGGCGCCGTTCGGCCTCGACGCCCGCGACCCGGCGTTCTGGCAGACCGGCCTCGGCCTCATCGAGCGCATGATCGCCGAGCTTGAGGCGCTGGAAGACTCGGCCGCCTGA
- the gloB gene encoding hydroxyacylglutathione hydrolase yields MPAEFVLIPCLSDNYAVLIRHGASDTTVLVDAPEAGPILRTLQLKGWDLTHVLITHKHPDHIDGLPGLKAKYHPRVFGPAAEADAIPGLDFGMSEGDVAEIGGFRFEAIETPGHTKGHIVFHEPNEGWLFAGDTLFVMGCGRLFEDTPKAMWRSLSKLAALPASTRVWCGHEYTLSNAKFCASILPQDQAIAERLAKIEADRAAGKPTVPTTIGAEKATNVFLRAGEAKVAAAVGMDTGDSAAVFAELRERKNRG; encoded by the coding sequence ATGCCCGCAGAATTCGTCCTGATCCCCTGCCTCTCCGACAATTACGCGGTGTTGATCCGCCACGGCGCGAGCGACACCACCGTGCTGGTGGACGCGCCCGAAGCCGGCCCGATCCTGCGGACGCTGCAGCTGAAGGGATGGGACCTCACCCACGTGCTGATCACCCACAAGCACCCGGACCACATCGACGGCCTGCCGGGGCTGAAGGCGAAATACCATCCGCGGGTGTTCGGGCCCGCCGCCGAGGCCGACGCCATCCCCGGCCTCGACTTCGGCATGAGCGAGGGCGACGTCGCAGAGATCGGCGGCTTCCGCTTCGAGGCGATCGAAACGCCCGGGCACACCAAGGGCCACATCGTGTTCCACGAGCCGAACGAGGGCTGGCTGTTCGCGGGCGACACGCTGTTCGTCATGGGCTGCGGGCGGCTGTTCGAGGACACGCCGAAGGCGATGTGGCGCTCGCTGTCCAAGCTCGCCGCGCTGCCGGCCTCGACGCGGGTCTGGTGCGGCCACGAGTACACCCTGTCGAACGCGAAGTTCTGCGCGTCGATCCTCCCGCAGGATCAGGCGATCGCCGAGCGGCTCGCCAAGATCGAGGCGGATCGCGCCGCCGGCAAACCGACCGTGCCGACGACGATCGGGGCGGAGAAGGCGACAAACGTCTTCCTGCGCGCCGGCGAAGCCAAGGTCGCCGCGGCGGTGGGCATGGACACGGGCGATTCGGCCGCGGTCTTCGCCGAACTCCGCGAGCGAAAGAACCGGGGATGA
- the phaR gene encoding polyhydroxyalkanoate synthesis repressor PhaR, with translation MSSTTDPITIKKYANRRLYNTGTSTYVTLEDLAAMVKKGEDFHVVDAKSGDDITHQVLTQIIFEQENKGQNLLPITFLRQLIRFYGDSVQSFVPKYLELSMAALTRDQDKMRSSMGGFGAAAPFQSVVEEQMRTNVAIMERAFRMFTAFPGQTEGAAASAEPAAPAPREEKSAAELDDLRREMAEMRDRLDRMATPAKG, from the coding sequence ATGTCGAGTACGACCGATCCGATCACGATCAAGAAATACGCCAATCGGCGCCTGTATAACACGGGCACCAGCACGTATGTGACGCTCGAAGACCTCGCCGCGATGGTCAAGAAGGGCGAAGACTTTCATGTGGTCGACGCGAAGAGCGGCGACGACATCACACACCAGGTGCTGACGCAGATCATCTTCGAGCAGGAGAACAAGGGGCAGAACCTGCTCCCGATCACCTTCCTGCGGCAGTTGATCCGGTTCTACGGCGACAGCGTGCAGAGCTTCGTGCCGAAGTATCTCGAGCTGTCGATGGCGGCGCTGACCCGCGACCAGGACAAGATGCGCTCGTCGATGGGCGGGTTCGGCGCGGCCGCGCCGTTCCAGTCGGTGGTCGAGGAGCAGATGCGGACGAACGTCGCGATCATGGAGCGCGCGTTCCGCATGTTCACCGCCTTCCCCGGCCAGACCGAGGGCGCGGCGGCGAGCGCCGAGCCGGCGGCCCCGGCCCCCAGGGAAGAGAAGTCCGCGGCCGAGCTCGACGACCTCCGCCGCGAGATGGCCGAGATGCGCGATCGCCTCGATCGGATGGCGACGCCCGCGAAGGGCTGA
- a CDS encoding sigma-54 dependent transcriptional regulator yields MSATILIVDDDPVQRRLLEAQVRRFGYEARTAEDGAGAIEALTLPGAAYDLMFLDLAMPGMDGLAVLERMRELGSPTPVIVQTANGSIEAVVTAMRAGAADFVVKPVGPERLQISIRNALRADALEGEIRRIGRRAAGTLSFRDLPTRAPAMAEAVRIGERAAASHIPVLIEGESGVGKELFARAIAGSGDRRGRPFVAVNCGAIPSSLVESILFGHERGAFTGAMERHVGKFAEADGGTLFLDEIGELPQDAQVKLLRAVQEGEVDPVGAKRPLKVDIRVISATNRDLFARVREGSFREDLYYRLSVFPVKVPPLRARRADVADLARRFLARFAAEENRAVRDLSAQALGLLERYDWPGNVRQLENAVFRAVVLAEGDVLRAVDFPQIAALLGAAPEHLAEEPPPSLARDLAEPELERRLDAPALPLFDADGLLRPIESLERDAIRYAIRHLGGQMTEVARRLGIGRSTLYRRLKDLGLETECGGRDTSDDEAVA; encoded by the coding sequence ATGAGCGCAACGATCCTCATCGTCGACGACGATCCGGTCCAGCGCCGCCTGCTCGAGGCGCAGGTCCGACGTTTCGGCTACGAGGCGCGGACCGCCGAAGACGGCGCCGGCGCGATCGAAGCGCTGACGCTTCCGGGCGCGGCCTACGACCTCATGTTCCTCGACCTCGCCATGCCCGGCATGGACGGCCTCGCCGTGCTGGAGCGCATGCGCGAGCTGGGCTCCCCCACGCCGGTGATCGTGCAGACCGCGAACGGCTCGATCGAGGCCGTGGTCACCGCCATGCGGGCGGGCGCGGCCGATTTCGTGGTGAAGCCGGTCGGCCCCGAGCGGCTGCAGATCTCGATCCGCAACGCGCTGCGCGCCGACGCCCTCGAAGGCGAGATCCGCCGGATCGGCCGCCGGGCCGCGGGCACGCTGAGCTTCCGCGACCTTCCGACCCGAGCGCCCGCGATGGCCGAGGCGGTGCGCATCGGCGAACGGGCGGCGGCGTCCCACATTCCGGTGCTGATCGAGGGCGAATCGGGCGTCGGCAAGGAGCTGTTCGCCCGCGCCATCGCCGGCTCCGGCGACCGGCGCGGCAGACCCTTCGTGGCGGTGAACTGCGGCGCGATCCCAAGTTCCCTCGTGGAGTCGATCCTGTTCGGCCACGAGAGGGGCGCCTTCACCGGCGCGATGGAGCGCCACGTCGGCAAGTTCGCCGAAGCCGACGGCGGCACGCTGTTCCTCGACGAGATCGGGGAGTTGCCGCAGGACGCGCAGGTCAAGCTGCTGCGCGCGGTGCAGGAGGGCGAGGTCGACCCGGTCGGCGCCAAGCGTCCGCTCAAGGTCGACATCCGCGTGATCTCGGCGACGAACCGGGACCTGTTCGCCCGCGTGCGCGAGGGCTCGTTCCGCGAGGATCTCTATTACCGGCTAAGCGTCTTCCCGGTGAAGGTGCCGCCGCTGCGCGCCCGGCGCGCGGACGTGGCCGACCTCGCCCGCCGGTTCCTGGCGCGCTTCGCCGCCGAAGAGAACCGCGCGGTGCGCGATCTCAGCGCTCAGGCGCTCGGCCTGCTGGAGCGCTACGACTGGCCGGGCAACGTGCGCCAGCTCGAGAACGCTGTGTTCCGCGCCGTCGTGCTGGCGGAGGGCGACGTGCTGCGCGCGGTCGACTTCCCGCAGATCGCCGCCCTGCTCGGCGCCGCGCCGGAACACCTGGCCGAAGAGCCGCCGCCCTCGCTCGCCCGGGATCTCGCCGAACCGGAGCTCGAGCGCCGGCTCGATGCGCCCGCGCTGCCGCTGTTCGACGCCGACGGGCTGCTGCGCCCGATCGAATCGCTCGAGCGCGACGCGATTCGCTACGCCATCCGCCATCTCGGCGGCCAGATGACCGAGGTGGCCCGCCGCCTCGGGATCGGACGCTCGACCCTCTACCGCCGACTCAAGGACCTCGGTCTCGAGACCGAATGTGGCGGCCGGGACACGAGCGACGACGAAGCCGTCGCCTGA
- a CDS encoding cupin domain-containing protein yields the protein MTGLDGLSASEVVRKLGLQPHPEGGHFRETFRDPATDAAGRSRSTAIYFLLGLGEVSAWHRVDAVEVWHFYAGAPLALTLSADGHDAQAHRLGLNLGAGEAPQVVAPAGWWQAAESLGAWTLVGCTVAPGFDFAGFELAPPDWRPTPRPSDRG from the coding sequence ATGACCGGGCTCGATGGCCTTTCGGCGAGCGAGGTCGTCCGCAAACTCGGGCTTCAGCCGCACCCGGAGGGCGGCCATTTCCGCGAGACGTTCCGCGACCCCGCGACCGACGCCGCCGGACGGTCGCGCTCGACCGCGATCTACTTCCTGCTCGGCCTCGGCGAAGTCTCGGCCTGGCACCGGGTGGACGCGGTCGAGGTCTGGCACTTCTACGCGGGCGCGCCGCTGGCGCTCACGCTGTCGGCCGACGGCCATGACGCGCAGGCGCACCGGCTCGGACTGAACCTCGGAGCGGGCGAGGCGCCGCAGGTGGTGGCGCCGGCGGGCTGGTGGCAGGCGGCGGAGTCGCTGGGCGCCTGGACGCTGGTCGGCTGCACGGTGGCGCCGGGGTTCGACTTCGCGGGCTTCGAACTCGCCCCGCCGGACTGGCGCCCGACGCCCCGGCCCTCAGACCGCGGCTGA
- a CDS encoding acetyl-CoA C-acetyltransferase translates to MAETDVVIVGAARTPVGSFNGSLASLPAHELGKIAIKAALERAGVDPGEISETILGQVLTAAQGQNPARQASIGAGIPIEAAAWGINQVCGSGLRAVALAAQAVAQGDSVFVVAGGQESMSQSAHAAHMRSGTKMGDVKFIDTMIKDGLWDAFNGYHMGATAENVAEKWQITREQQDEFAVASQNKAEAAQKAGRFKDEIVAVTIASKKGDIVVDQDEYIRHGATLESMAKLRPAFSKDGTVTAGNASGINDGAAALVVTSAAQAAAKGLKPLARIVSWAQAGVDPAVMGSGPIPASRKALEKAGWSAADLDLIEANEAFAAQACAVNKDLGWDLSKVNVNGGAIAIGHPIGASGARVLVTLLHEMIKRDAKKGLATLCIGGGMGIALTVARD, encoded by the coding sequence ATGGCAGAGACCGACGTCGTCATCGTGGGCGCCGCGCGCACCCCGGTCGGCTCCTTCAACGGATCGCTCGCCTCCCTGCCGGCCCATGAGCTCGGCAAGATCGCGATCAAGGCGGCTCTCGAGCGCGCCGGCGTCGACCCGGGCGAGATTTCCGAGACCATCCTCGGCCAGGTGCTGACCGCCGCGCAGGGACAGAACCCGGCGCGCCAGGCCTCTATCGGCGCGGGCATCCCGATCGAGGCGGCGGCCTGGGGCATCAACCAGGTGTGCGGCTCGGGGCTCCGCGCCGTGGCGCTGGCGGCGCAGGCGGTCGCCCAGGGCGACAGCGTCTTCGTCGTGGCCGGCGGCCAGGAGAGCATGAGCCAGTCGGCCCACGCCGCGCACATGCGGTCCGGCACCAAGATGGGCGACGTCAAGTTCATCGACACGATGATCAAGGACGGCCTCTGGGACGCCTTCAACGGCTACCACATGGGCGCCACCGCCGAGAACGTCGCCGAGAAGTGGCAGATCACCCGCGAGCAGCAGGACGAGTTCGCTGTGGCCTCGCAGAACAAGGCCGAGGCGGCGCAGAAGGCCGGCAGGTTCAAGGACGAGATCGTGGCCGTGACGATCGCGTCGAAGAAGGGCGACATCGTCGTCGACCAGGACGAGTACATCCGCCACGGCGCGACGCTCGAATCCATGGCGAAGCTGCGCCCGGCCTTCTCGAAGGACGGCACCGTCACCGCGGGCAACGCCTCGGGCATCAACGACGGCGCCGCGGCGCTGGTGGTGACCTCGGCCGCGCAGGCCGCCGCCAAGGGCCTGAAGCCGCTTGCGCGCATCGTCAGTTGGGCGCAGGCCGGCGTGGACCCGGCGGTGATGGGCTCAGGCCCGATCCCGGCCTCGCGCAAGGCGCTGGAGAAGGCGGGCTGGTCGGCGGCCGACCTCGACCTGATCGAGGCCAACGAGGCCTTCGCCGCGCAGGCCTGCGCGGTGAACAAGGACCTCGGCTGGGACCTCTCGAAGGTCAACGTCAACGGCGGCGCGATCGCGATCGGCCACCCGATCGGCGCGTCGGGCGCCCGCGTGCTGGTCACACTGCTGCACGAGATGATCAAGCGCGACGCCAAGAAGGGCCTCGCCACGCTCTGCATCGGCGGCGGCATGGGCATCGCGCTGACGGTCGCGCGCGACTGA
- a CDS encoding DMT family transporter: MTRATLVGSLAILLWSSLATLTAASGAVPPFLMTALTFAIGGAVGLAVAARRPGGLAALRQPWPVWLHGVGGLFGYHACYFGALRLAPPAEASLIAYLWPLLIVLLSAFLPGGGLRLRHVLGALLGLGGAALIIGGRSGGFGFDAAYAPGYAAAFACALLWSGYSVASRLFQTTPTEAVAGFCLATALLAALCHIAFEATVWPQGALAWAAVAGLGLGPVGLAFYVWDVGMKRGDVRLLGVLSYAAPLLSTLLLIAAGYAQGTPALAVACGLIVAGALVATFGGRDRRKSSSAAV, encoded by the coding sequence ATGACCCGCGCCACCCTCGTCGGCTCCCTCGCCATCCTGCTCTGGTCCTCGCTCGCGACGCTGACCGCCGCGAGCGGGGCCGTTCCCCCGTTCCTGATGACGGCGCTGACCTTCGCGATCGGCGGCGCGGTGGGCCTCGCCGTGGCCGCGCGCCGGCCCGGCGGGCTCGCCGCCCTGCGGCAGCCGTGGCCGGTGTGGCTGCACGGCGTCGGTGGGCTGTTCGGCTACCACGCCTGCTACTTCGGGGCGCTCAGGCTCGCGCCGCCGGCGGAGGCGAGCCTGATCGCCTATCTGTGGCCGCTGCTCATCGTTCTCCTGTCGGCCTTCCTGCCGGGCGGCGGCTTGCGCCTTCGCCACGTCCTGGGCGCGCTCCTCGGCCTCGGCGGCGCTGCGCTCATCATCGGCGGCCGCTCCGGCGGCTTCGGCTTCGACGCGGCCTACGCGCCGGGCTACGCGGCGGCCTTTGCCTGCGCCCTGCTGTGGTCCGGATATTCGGTGGCGTCCCGGCTGTTCCAGACGACGCCGACCGAGGCGGTCGCGGGCTTCTGCCTCGCCACCGCGCTCCTCGCAGCCCTCTGCCATATCGCCTTCGAGGCGACCGTCTGGCCGCAGGGCGCGCTCGCCTGGGCCGCCGTCGCGGGCCTCGGCCTCGGGCCGGTCGGCCTCGCCTTCTACGTCTGGGACGTCGGCATGAAGCGCGGCGACGTGCGGCTGCTCGGCGTGCTGTCTTACGCCGCGCCGCTGCTTTCGACGCTGCTGCTGATCGCGGCGGGCTACGCGCAGGGCACCCCGGCGCTCGCCGTCGCCTGCGGGCTCATCGTGGCGGGCGCGCTGGTCGCGACCTTCGGCGGCCGCGACCGACGCAAGTCCTCGTCAGCCGCGGTCTGA
- the phbB gene encoding acetoacetyl-CoA reductase gives MARTALVTGGTRGIGEAISIALKKAGYNVAATYAGNDEKANAFKAEHGIAVFKWDVADPDACAAGIAQVEAEVGPIDVLVNNAGITRDSMFHKSTFQQWREVISTNLDSMFTMTRPVIDGMRERGFGRIINITSINGQKGQMGQANYSAAKAGVIGFTKALAQENAKKGVTVNAIAPGYIATEMVMAVPEKVRESIIATIPVGRLGESDEIAEAVVYLAGDKAGFVTGSTLTINGGQYIT, from the coding sequence ATGGCACGGACGGCGCTCGTCACCGGCGGCACGCGCGGCATCGGCGAGGCGATCTCGATCGCGCTCAAGAAGGCGGGCTACAACGTGGCCGCCACCTACGCCGGCAACGACGAGAAGGCGAACGCCTTCAAGGCCGAGCACGGCATCGCCGTCTTCAAGTGGGACGTCGCCGACCCGGACGCCTGCGCGGCCGGAATCGCCCAGGTCGAGGCCGAGGTCGGGCCGATCGACGTGCTGGTGAACAACGCCGGCATCACCCGCGACTCGATGTTCCACAAGTCGACCTTCCAGCAGTGGCGCGAGGTCATCAGCACCAACCTCGACTCGATGTTCACGATGACGCGGCCCGTGATCGACGGCATGCGCGAGCGCGGCTTCGGCCGCATCATCAACATCACCTCCATCAACGGCCAGAAGGGCCAGATGGGTCAGGCGAACTACTCCGCGGCCAAGGCTGGCGTGATCGGCTTCACCAAGGCGCTCGCGCAGGAGAACGCCAAGAAGGGCGTCACCGTCAACGCGATCGCCCCTGGCTACATCGCGACCGAGATGGTGATGGCGGTGCCGGAGAAGGTGCGCGAGAGCATCATCGCGACGATCCCGGTCGGCCGCCTCGGCGAATCGGACGAGATCGCGGAGGCGGTGGTCTACCTCGCCGGCGACAAGGCCGGCTTCGTCACCGGCTCGACGCTGACCATCAACGGCGGCCAGTACATCACCTGA